In the genome of Halapricum salinum, one region contains:
- a CDS encoding ABC transporter ATP-binding protein yields MLQTSGLTRRFGGLVAVDDVDFSLGDELCSLIGPNGAGKTTFFNLLTGALEPSDGTIEFRRDDEWLDITNASPHETASLGIHRSYQLTNIFPTSSVFENVRVAAQAADSGRRSFWRNVNHFERYREEAYDILERVGLAEHAETPANALSHGAKRQLEVAIALAGDPDVLLLDEPNAGVSSESVGDIIDLIEDVAGDHAVLLVEHNMDVVMQVSDRIVVLNQGAVIADDEPESVRNDPAVQEAYLGGYTPGDLAEGST; encoded by the coding sequence ATGCTGCAGACGAGCGGACTCACGAGACGATTCGGCGGACTCGTCGCCGTCGACGACGTCGACTTCTCACTCGGCGACGAGCTGTGCTCGCTCATCGGTCCCAACGGTGCCGGGAAGACGACGTTCTTCAATCTCCTCACCGGGGCCCTGGAGCCGAGCGACGGCACGATCGAATTCCGCCGAGACGACGAGTGGCTGGACATCACGAACGCCTCGCCACACGAAACGGCTTCGCTGGGCATTCACCGATCGTACCAGCTCACGAATATCTTCCCGACCAGCAGCGTCTTCGAGAACGTCAGAGTCGCCGCCCAGGCGGCCGACAGCGGCCGGCGGAGCTTCTGGCGCAACGTCAATCACTTCGAGCGATATCGCGAAGAGGCCTACGACATCCTCGAGCGCGTCGGCCTCGCCGAGCACGCAGAGACGCCAGCGAACGCACTCAGTCACGGTGCCAAACGCCAGCTCGAAGTGGCGATCGCTCTCGCCGGCGATCCCGACGTTCTCTTGCTCGACGAACCGAACGCCGGGGTCTCCTCGGAGAGCGTCGGCGACATCATCGACCTCATCGAGGACGTCGCCGGCGACCACGCCGTGCTGCTGGTCGAGCACAACATGGACGTGGTGATGCAGGTCTCGGACCGCATCGTCGTTCTCAACCAGGGCGCGGTCATCGCTGACGACGAGCCCGAATCGGTACGCAACGACCCCGCAGTGCAAGAGGCCTACCTCGGTGGGTACACACCCGGGGATCTCGCGGAGGGGAGTACATGA
- a CDS encoding branched-chain amino acid ABC transporter permease gives MYHVATTSQFGLVFESFLPQVQTMTPILYFGLFAMSFDFISGYTGYLSFGHAVFYGTGAYLVIVIANGKIPLLAAGTPFMISVVLAAVLAALIAVAIGLVSFRLTGVYFAMITLGFAQVFYVFIRGWDWVATAPRDGPSVSFGTHPEGFRIGIPYVDGASYAIGRLYGSGLEGFLGLFDLSTTVVSFYMIGLVVLVCYLAMQRIIHSPFGRVMIAIRENEERARAIGYNTFYYKLGAFAISGAFAGVAGALFAGYRRSVTPENTFYFLTTGDALLSSIIGGLGTLAGPLYGRLFEQGLDEFLSKGSEGGGLLPMLQEYLSRSILETNALGLTIEEMIDAFINGRASLYVGIVFVLFVLFVPNGLLGSLRERVGGPIAKLPGRLFGGEKP, from the coding sequence ATCTATCACGTCGCCACCACCTCGCAGTTCGGACTGGTCTTCGAGTCGTTCTTGCCGCAGGTTCAGACGATGACGCCGATCCTGTACTTCGGCCTGTTCGCGATGTCGTTCGACTTCATCTCGGGGTACACCGGGTACCTCTCGTTCGGCCACGCGGTCTTCTACGGCACCGGCGCCTACCTCGTGATCGTCATCGCCAACGGGAAGATCCCGCTGCTGGCCGCGGGGACGCCGTTCATGATTTCGGTCGTACTGGCGGCGGTGCTGGCGGCGCTCATCGCGGTCGCGATCGGCCTCGTCTCCTTCCGACTGACGGGCGTCTACTTCGCGATGATCACCCTCGGCTTCGCACAGGTGTTCTACGTCTTCATCCGCGGTTGGGACTGGGTCGCGACAGCGCCGCGAGACGGGCCGTCCGTCTCCTTCGGGACCCACCCCGAAGGATTCAGGATCGGGATCCCCTACGTCGACGGCGCCAGCTACGCGATCGGGCGGCTGTACGGCTCCGGGCTGGAGGGCTTTCTCGGTCTGTTCGATCTCTCTACCACTGTCGTCTCCTTCTACATGATCGGGCTGGTCGTACTCGTCTGCTATCTCGCGATGCAGCGGATCATCCACTCCCCGTTCGGCAGGGTGATGATCGCCATCCGCGAGAACGAAGAGCGCGCCCGTGCGATCGGGTACAACACCTTCTACTACAAGCTGGGCGCCTTCGCGATCAGTGGCGCGTTCGCCGGCGTGGCCGGGGCCCTGTTCGCGGGCTACAGGCGATCTGTCACGCCCGAGAACACCTTCTACTTCCTGACGACAGGGGACGCGCTCCTGTCGAGCATCATCGGCGGGCTCGGCACGCTGGCCGGGCCGCTGTACGGCCGGTTGTTCGAACAGGGCCTCGACGAATTCCTCTCGAAGGGGAGCGAGGGCGGCGGCCTGCTCCCGATGTTACAGGAGTACCTCAGCCGGTCGATTCTCGAGACGAACGCGCTCGGCCTGACCATCGAGGAGATGATCGACGCGTTCATCAACGGCCGTGCCAGCCTCTACGTCGGCATCGTCTTCGTGCTGTTCGTGCTGTTCGTCCCCAACGGGCTGCTGGGATCGCTCCGCGAGCGGGTCGGCGGTCCGATCGCCAAACTCCCCGGACGGCTCTTCGGCGGTGAAAAGCCGTGA
- the ppc gene encoding phosphoenolpyruvate carboxylase — protein sequence MSLHAREINQDVRELGELLGRVIKHQSSDEAFDLVETIRNAAINYRRGEADSRDPIHDTLDRLSPEKQDVVARAFTTYFELINLAEERQRVREIREGTQEQTLDDSVREAAQYFKNNDVSPDALEDILKDVLIQPTFTAHPTEARRKTVKAKLRDIAGDLEELDEVRLTDREEDRIKREVRAQVTSLWQTPQVRERRPEVTDEALNVQWYLENVLFEIIDRIYDEFESALDDAYESDVDVPKLYEFRSWAGSDRDGNPFVTPEVTAETLDRQRETVLQLYRDKLKELSGVLTQDASQVSVTGEFEERFEPHKQRLPGVAAEAKERYPDEPYRQKLKLMRESILRVSDVREGGYSDEEEFMEDLRVIEESLHKHGGEDISEAYVRPLRRKVDTFGFTLVSMDLRDHREMHTNALSQALDAQEGIDYEGMDEQERQEFLTEAILQDEPVLDIEHTDGLGDDAARVLTRFEQTAEWQKEYGVDAIDTYAISWFEEPSHALEVLFLGDQAGIVDLPNYCGFDIVPLLETEYALSGARRIMGTLFENEAYAQALEARNNTQEILLGYSDSNKENGFLAANWSLYRNQKRLAAICDDFDVEMRLFHGRGGSISRGGVPMHEAMLALPNETCTGQIKFTEQGEAIAEKYANENIAERNLEQMLNAQVKARHNALQEPVEEVPEEWMDAFESSAEAAREEYRGLLDTDGFVTYFEQATPITVIENLNLGSRPASRSEERNVEDLRSIPWVFSWTQSRCIVPGWYSLGTGLQAYLDDGGDIETLREMYENWPFFNTMLDHAALALARTEMEIAEEYAALADEDLQERIFSRIREEYQDAVDIVQEITGRDSLVKRAWLEENMERRNPYVDPLNLLQTRLLAQSHLTETEKRTLRLTVHGIAAGMKNTG from the coding sequence ATGAGTCTACACGCCAGAGAAATAAATCAGGACGTGCGTGAGCTGGGTGAGTTGCTGGGCCGCGTGATCAAACACCAGAGTTCGGACGAGGCGTTCGATCTGGTGGAGACGATCCGCAACGCAGCGATCAACTACCGCCGCGGGGAAGCCGACTCCCGCGACCCCATCCACGACACACTGGACCGTCTCTCGCCGGAGAAACAGGACGTCGTCGCTCGGGCTTTTACTACCTACTTCGAACTTATCAATCTAGCCGAAGAGCGCCAACGTGTCCGGGAGATCCGCGAGGGGACCCAGGAGCAGACGCTCGACGACAGCGTCCGCGAGGCCGCTCAGTATTTCAAGAACAACGACGTCTCGCCCGACGCGCTCGAAGACATCCTCAAAGACGTGTTGATCCAGCCGACCTTTACCGCACACCCGACCGAAGCCCGCCGGAAGACGGTCAAGGCCAAGCTGCGAGACATCGCGGGCGACCTCGAAGAACTCGACGAGGTTCGACTGACCGACCGCGAGGAGGACCGGATCAAACGCGAGGTTCGCGCGCAGGTCACGAGCCTCTGGCAGACGCCGCAGGTACGCGAGCGCCGCCCGGAGGTCACCGACGAAGCGCTGAACGTCCAGTGGTATCTCGAGAACGTCCTCTTCGAGATCATCGACAGGATCTACGACGAGTTCGAATCGGCGCTCGACGACGCCTACGAGTCCGACGTCGACGTCCCCAAACTCTACGAGTTCCGGTCGTGGGCCGGCTCCGACCGGGACGGTAACCCCTTCGTGACCCCCGAAGTCACGGCCGAGACGCTGGATCGTCAGCGCGAAACCGTCCTCCAGCTCTACCGAGACAAGCTCAAGGAACTCTCGGGCGTGCTGACCCAGGACGCCTCACAGGTGTCGGTCACCGGGGAGTTCGAGGAGCGCTTCGAGCCGCACAAACAGCGCCTGCCCGGCGTCGCCGCCGAGGCCAAAGAGCGCTATCCCGACGAACCCTACCGGCAGAAACTCAAGCTGATGCGCGAGTCGATCCTCCGGGTCTCGGACGTCCGCGAGGGCGGCTACAGCGACGAGGAGGAGTTCATGGAGGATCTGCGGGTCATCGAGGAGAGCCTCCACAAACACGGCGGCGAGGACATCTCCGAGGCGTACGTCCGCCCGCTTCGCCGGAAGGTCGACACGTTCGGATTCACGCTGGTCAGCATGGACCTGCGTGACCACCGAGAGATGCACACCAACGCCCTCAGCCAGGCGCTCGACGCCCAGGAGGGGATCGACTACGAGGGGATGGACGAACAGGAACGCCAGGAGTTCCTGACTGAGGCCATCCTCCAGGACGAGCCAGTGCTGGACATCGAGCACACTGATGGCCTCGGCGACGACGCCGCCCGCGTGCTGACCCGCTTCGAGCAGACCGCCGAGTGGCAGAAAGAGTACGGCGTCGACGCGATCGACACCTACGCGATCAGCTGGTTCGAAGAGCCGAGTCACGCACTGGAGGTGCTGTTCCTCGGCGACCAGGCCGGCATCGTCGACCTCCCGAACTACTGTGGGTTCGACATCGTTCCCCTGCTGGAGACCGAATACGCCCTCTCCGGTGCGCGCCGGATCATGGGGACGCTGTTCGAGAACGAGGCCTACGCCCAGGCGCTGGAGGCCCGGAACAACACCCAGGAGATCCTGCTGGGCTACTCCGATTCGAACAAGGAGAACGGCTTCCTCGCGGCGAACTGGTCGCTGTACCGCAACCAGAAACGGCTGGCGGCGATCTGTGACGACTTCGACGTCGAGATGCGCCTGTTCCACGGCCGCGGTGGGTCGATCTCCCGCGGCGGCGTCCCGATGCACGAGGCGATGCTGGCGCTGCCCAACGAGACCTGCACGGGCCAGATCAAGTTCACCGAGCAGGGCGAAGCCATCGCCGAGAAGTACGCCAACGAGAACATCGCCGAGCGCAACCTCGAACAGATGCTCAACGCGCAGGTGAAAGCGCGCCACAACGCGCTACAGGAGCCTGTCGAGGAAGTGCCCGAGGAGTGGATGGACGCCTTCGAGTCCTCGGCCGAAGCCGCCCGCGAGGAGTACCGCGGCCTCCTCGACACTGACGGCTTCGTCACATACTTCGAGCAGGCGACGCCGATCACCGTCATCGAGAACCTCAACCTCGGCTCTCGGCCGGCCTCCCGAAGTGAGGAGCGCAACGTCGAGGACCTGCGGTCGATCCCGTGGGTGTTCTCCTGGACGCAGTCGCGCTGTATCGTCCCAGGGTGGTACTCGCTGGGGACGGGACTGCAGGCCTACCTCGACGACGGCGGCGACATCGAGACGCTGCGGGAGATGTACGAGAACTGGCCGTTCTTCAACACCATGCTCGACCACGCCGCGCTGGCGCTCGCGCGAACGGAGATGGAGATTGCCGAGGAGTACGCTGCCCTCGCCGACGAGGACTTGCAGGAACGAATCTTCTCGCGCATCCGCGAGGAGTACCAGGACGCAGTCGATATCGTCCAGGAGATCACCGGCCGTGATAGTCTGGTCAAGCGGGCGTGGCTCGAAGAGAACATGGAGCGGCGTAACCCGTACGTCGACCCGCTGAACCTCCTGCAGACCCGGTTGCTCGCCCAGAGCCACCTCACCGAGACCGAAAAACGGACGCTTCGGCTGACCGTCCACGGCATCGCCGCCGGGATGAAAAACACCGGATAG
- a CDS encoding ABC transporter ATP-binding protein, translated as MTLLSLTDVHTYYGESHILEGVSLEIEAGEVVALVGRNGVGKTTTIRTILQLTPPREGTVRFKDEEIAGEETHEVARRGIGWIPEDRRIFTQLNVEENLRVAVPDRDALRPALEMAYDAFPILEERRDQRAGTLSGGQQQMLSLARGLVGENELLLVDEPSEGLAPQVVATVAESLAEAATDTSMLVVEQNLPLALDLADRFYVLDNGLIVDEGSTDEVSADSERLRRYLSA; from the coding sequence ATGACGTTGCTCTCTCTCACAGACGTCCACACGTACTACGGCGAGAGCCACATCCTCGAGGGCGTCTCTCTCGAGATCGAGGCGGGCGAAGTCGTCGCCCTCGTGGGGCGCAACGGCGTCGGGAAGACGACGACCATCCGGACGATTCTCCAGCTGACGCCGCCACGCGAGGGGACCGTTCGGTTCAAGGACGAAGAAATCGCGGGCGAAGAGACTCACGAGGTCGCCCGTCGCGGTATCGGCTGGATTCCCGAGGACCGGCGGATATTCACCCAGTTGAACGTCGAGGAGAACCTCCGAGTCGCGGTCCCCGACCGTGACGCGCTCCGGCCGGCACTGGAGATGGCATACGACGCCTTCCCGATCCTCGAAGAGCGTCGCGATCAGCGAGCCGGGACGCTCTCGGGCGGTCAACAGCAGATGCTCTCGCTCGCGCGCGGGCTCGTCGGTGAGAACGAACTGCTACTGGTCGACGAACCGAGCGAGGGACTCGCGCCACAGGTCGTCGCGACGGTAGCGGAGTCGCTCGCCGAGGCGGCCACCGACACGTCGATGCTCGTCGTCGAGCAGAACCTGCCGCTGGCGCTCGACCTCGCGGATCGGTTCTACGTGCTCGACAACGGTTTGATCGTCGACGAGGGATCGACCGACGAAGTCTCGGCCGACAGCGAACGCCTCAGGAGGTATCTCTCTGCATGA
- a CDS encoding branched-chain amino acid ABC transporter permease, protein MIDATLFTAEVVPLSIVDAFVEFLHPSELVGVLVDGLSKAAIYAMIAGGLTLIFGLMGVLNFAHGSLTMVGAYLGGAIMVLSVSSATGPMTRLAFFFVGIVVVFGALSAVGGALEISLIRRLYDRPPIAQILLTFGLTLIIDELMRIVLEFYDLQPRADWIAAWGTKPWFLSQRLSIGPVDVRGLALFEILMGVLTVGAIWAFLTRTRYGLFIRAGSEDSEMASALGIDVRRVFTVVFAMGTGVAGVAGMLLMWDTLWGASVPLGAETLLPAFVVVIIGGLGTFRGTVVAALLVGMVDAVMTWWFVNEIRFTGLPELTIFLILVIVLIVRPQGLYGVEGVGGH, encoded by the coding sequence ATGATCGACGCCACGCTCTTCACCGCGGAAGTGGTCCCACTGTCGATCGTCGACGCGTTCGTCGAGTTCCTCCACCCCTCGGAACTGGTCGGCGTCCTCGTCGACGGGCTCTCGAAAGCAGCCATCTACGCCATGATCGCTGGCGGGTTGACGCTGATCTTCGGACTGATGGGCGTGCTCAACTTCGCGCACGGCTCACTGACGATGGTCGGCGCATACCTCGGCGGGGCGATCATGGTCCTGTCGGTGAGTTCCGCCACCGGACCGATGACCAGGCTCGCGTTCTTCTTCGTCGGCATCGTCGTGGTATTCGGCGCGCTTTCGGCAGTCGGGGGCGCGCTCGAGATATCGCTCATCCGACGCCTTTACGATCGTCCCCCCATCGCACAGATCCTGCTGACGTTCGGCCTCACGCTGATCATCGACGAGTTGATGCGGATCGTTCTCGAGTTCTACGACCTCCAGCCGCGAGCCGACTGGATCGCCGCCTGGGGAACCAAGCCGTGGTTCCTCTCACAGCGGCTGTCGATCGGCCCCGTCGACGTCAGAGGGCTCGCGCTGTTCGAGATTCTGATGGGCGTCCTGACGGTCGGCGCGATCTGGGCCTTCCTCACGCGGACGCGCTACGGGCTGTTCATCAGGGCCGGCAGCGAGGACAGCGAGATGGCGTCCGCACTGGGAATCGACGTCCGACGGGTGTTCACGGTCGTCTTCGCGATGGGGACCGGCGTCGCCGGCGTCGCCGGGATGCTCCTGATGTGGGACACCCTCTGGGGTGCCAGCGTCCCGCTCGGCGCTGAGACGCTGTTGCCGGCGTTCGTCGTCGTCATCATCGGCGGCCTCGGAACGTTCCGCGGGACGGTCGTCGCGGCGTTGCTGGTCGGGATGGTCGACGCCGTGATGACGTGGTGGTTCGTAAACGAGATCAGGTTCACCGGGTTACCCGAACTGACGATCTTCCTGATCCTGGTGATCGTCCTGATCGTCCGCCCGCAGGGACTGTACGGCGTCGAGGGGGTGGGCGGCCATTAG
- a CDS encoding ABC transporter substrate-binding protein, with amino-acid sequence MADNNVTRRRALQALGVAGFAGLAGCGEETGPGGDDDGNGNGETDPMTTEGTRTPQDVSGTIKIGVLQPLTGDLRYYGQQSVWGFLSGLAYKGDSEPPGDISAGTITMDVGDVTYELLLRDTEFTADIAQTRATDLVQSENVDMLFGCSSSGAATRVIDTVVSATNVPYMAGPAASADITSNNETCRDIVFRASENTAMDARSGGQYVAEETDVENVYLFGADYSFGRAVVNNYEQVLAANGVNVIDTRFVERGYSDWGPLLDNAEEAGADGIVGGFTVATLPQLFTAFLTGDYSFRAFGGFATLITNTVVGETMQNALGEDLTAQDIRDAKLGPFTTRYHWNQYDNPINDAFVDTYTSTYGMVPDLFTSGTFTAASAIHQAARYGGSLEGADIASELRGMTVRDTPKGENGYTFQTYNNQIRSEMTVADPIPTTDEWADAWSATIMPGEPRVRISGEDATIPESDVSCSL; translated from the coding sequence ATGGCAGACAACAACGTAACACGGCGGCGAGCGCTGCAGGCGCTCGGTGTCGCGGGGTTCGCCGGCCTGGCCGGCTGTGGTGAAGAGACGGGACCGGGAGGAGACGACGATGGCAATGGAAACGGAGAGACAGATCCGATGACTACCGAAGGAACACGAACGCCGCAGGACGTCTCGGGAACGATCAAGATCGGTGTCCTCCAGCCGCTGACCGGGGACCTGCGATACTACGGTCAGCAGAGCGTCTGGGGGTTCCTGTCGGGACTTGCCTACAAAGGCGATTCCGAACCGCCGGGCGACATCAGCGCCGGGACGATCACGATGGACGTCGGTGACGTCACGTACGAACTACTCCTTCGGGACACGGAGTTCACGGCAGATATCGCCCAGACGCGAGCGACTGACCTGGTCCAGTCCGAGAACGTCGACATGCTGTTCGGCTGTTCGTCCTCGGGGGCGGCGACGCGGGTCATCGATACCGTCGTCAGTGCCACGAACGTCCCGTACATGGCCGGTCCTGCGGCCTCGGCAGACATCACGTCCAACAACGAGACGTGTCGCGATATCGTCTTCCGCGCGAGCGAGAATACGGCGATGGACGCCCGGAGTGGCGGCCAGTACGTCGCCGAGGAGACAGACGTCGAGAACGTCTACCTGTTCGGTGCCGACTACAGCTTCGGGCGTGCCGTCGTCAACAACTACGAACAGGTGCTGGCGGCCAACGGCGTCAACGTCATCGACACGCGGTTCGTCGAGCGGGGTTACTCAGACTGGGGGCCCCTGCTCGACAACGCCGAGGAGGCCGGCGCGGACGGCATCGTCGGCGGGTTCACCGTCGCCACGCTCCCGCAACTGTTCACGGCGTTCCTGACCGGGGACTACAGTTTCCGGGCGTTCGGTGGGTTCGCGACCCTGATCACGAACACCGTCGTCGGTGAGACGATGCAGAACGCCCTCGGAGAAGACCTGACGGCCCAGGACATCCGCGACGCGAAGCTCGGGCCGTTCACGACGCGGTATCACTGGAACCAGTACGACAACCCGATCAACGATGCGTTCGTCGACACGTACACCAGCACGTACGGGATGGTTCCCGACCTCTTTACCTCGGGGACGTTCACCGCGGCGTCGGCGATCCATCAGGCCGCCCGGTACGGCGGCTCGCTCGAAGGTGCCGATATCGCGAGCGAACTCCGCGGGATGACCGTCAGAGACACGCCGAAGGGGGAGAACGGCTACACCTTCCAGACGTACAACAACCAGATCCGCTCGGAGATGACGGTCGCCGATCCGATTCCGACGACCGACGAATGGGCCGACGCCTGGAGCGCAACGATCATGCCCGGCGAACCCCGCGTCCGGATCAGTGGCGAGGACGCGACCATCCCCGAAAGCGACGTCTCCTGCTCGCTGTAA
- a CDS encoding 3-oxoacyl-ACP synthase, with protein MSVGVTGLGTYLPEPTLSAEEIAARSDVPQEVVREKMGVERKHVCPPDGEHVTDMCVEAAAAALEESSLSAHQLDYVLYHGSEYKDYVVWPAAAAIAERIGAQTAFATESYTLCAGAPIAIRTAAAMLTADSPRSALLVSASREEDLVDYTDPDASFMYNFGSGASAMVLESDPDDRLATVRSSAAHTDGSFADDVVMPAGGSHNPPSEETVAAEEHTLTVPNYESMKERLAEVTLANFTDVADTALSRSGFERTDVDLLALTHMKRSFHETLVDVFDLGPDEHVYLEETGHVQSVDQALAIERAREYGWLGDGDVVLCLAAGTGYTWSATVMEWETQV; from the coding sequence GTGAGTGTCGGGGTGACTGGCCTGGGAACGTATCTTCCCGAACCGACGCTGTCGGCCGAGGAGATCGCAGCCCGGAGTGACGTCCCCCAAGAGGTGGTGCGCGAGAAGATGGGCGTCGAACGTAAACACGTCTGTCCGCCGGACGGCGAACACGTCACGGACATGTGTGTCGAGGCCGCGGCGGCGGCTCTCGAGGAGTCGTCCCTGTCGGCTCACCAGCTCGATTACGTGCTGTACCACGGCAGCGAGTACAAGGACTACGTCGTCTGGCCGGCAGCCGCCGCTATCGCCGAGCGGATCGGCGCACAGACCGCCTTCGCCACCGAGAGTTACACGCTCTGTGCCGGCGCACCCATCGCGATTCGAACCGCGGCGGCGATGCTGACAGCAGATTCGCCCCGGAGCGCACTCCTCGTGAGTGCCAGTCGCGAAGAGGACCTGGTCGACTACACCGACCCGGACGCCTCGTTCATGTACAACTTCGGCAGCGGGGCCAGCGCGATGGTGCTCGAATCCGACCCCGACGACCGCCTGGCCACAGTCAGGTCGAGCGCCGCCCACACCGACGGGAGTTTCGCAGACGACGTCGTCATGCCAGCCGGCGGAAGCCACAACCCGCCCAGCGAGGAGACAGTCGCCGCGGAGGAGCACACGCTGACGGTTCCGAACTACGAGTCGATGAAAGAACGACTCGCGGAGGTGACGCTGGCGAACTTCACCGACGTCGCGGATACGGCCCTGTCGCGGTCTGGATTCGAACGAACTGACGTCGATCTGCTGGCGCTGACGCACATGAAACGGTCGTTCCACGAGACCCTCGTGGACGTCTTCGACCTCGGACCAGACGAACACGTCTACCTCGAAGAGACCGGGCACGTCCAGTCCGTCGATCAGGCGCTGGCGATCGAGCGAGCACGGGAATACGGCTGGCTCGGAGACGGCGACGTCGTGCTCTGTCTGGCCGCCGGGACGGGCTACACCTGGTCAGCGACGGTCATGGAGTGGGAGACCCAGGTCTGA
- a CDS encoding pyruvate ferredoxin oxidoreductase subunit gamma, with product MYAIRIHGRGGQGTVTLAQLLAQAGHEEGIWTQATPSFGVERRGAPVEAYVRYSDEKITERSHVEQPDCVIVQDTSLLEYVDVTEGLEDDGILLVNTDADPAAVDVDTDADVITVDATEIALENLGRPIMNTALLGAFAGATDKLSTGSLESVITRKFAGEVGRKNVAATTDAYTEVHA from the coding sequence ATGTACGCAATCAGGATTCACGGTCGCGGTGGGCAGGGCACCGTGACACTAGCACAGTTGCTGGCACAGGCAGGACACGAAGAGGGGATCTGGACGCAGGCGACGCCATCGTTTGGCGTCGAACGACGGGGGGCACCGGTCGAGGCGTACGTGCGATACAGTGACGAGAAGATCACCGAGCGAAGCCACGTCGAACAGCCGGATTGTGTCATCGTTCAGGACACGAGCCTGCTGGAGTACGTGGACGTGACCGAGGGGCTCGAAGACGACGGCATCCTGCTCGTCAACACGGACGCCGATCCGGCAGCCGTCGACGTCGACACTGACGCCGACGTCATCACCGTCGACGCGACCGAAATCGCGCTGGAGAACCTCGGGCGGCCGATCATGAACACGGCGCTGCTCGGGGCCTTCGCGGGCGCGACTGACAAACTGAGCACCGGGAGCCTCGAGTCGGTCATCACCCGCAAGTTCGCAGGCGAGGTCGGTCGGAAGAACGTCGCGGCCACCACCGACGCGTACACGGAGGTACACGCATGA
- a CDS encoding 4Fe-4S dicluster domain-containing protein, producing MSDTQDPYENLKITTGVVAEPNTSRTNETGSWREYKPVVDPDTCIGCGQCETYCPDQAAKPVEGEDFYAFDLDYCKGCGICADVCPTDAIEMVREVK from the coding sequence ATGAGCGACACGCAAGACCCATACGAGAACCTGAAGATCACGACAGGCGTCGTCGCGGAACCGAACACGTCCCGTACGAACGAGACCGGCTCCTGGCGGGAGTACAAACCGGTCGTCGATCCGGACACCTGTATCGGCTGTGGCCAGTGTGAGACGTACTGTCCCGATCAGGCGGCCAAGCCGGTCGAGGGCGAGGACTTCTACGCCTTCGATCTGGACTACTGCAAGGGCTGTGGCATCTGTGCCGACGTGTGCCCGACCGACGCTATCGAGATGGTACGGGAGGTGAAATAA